GAGAGCAGATTGGTTTGGCTTGtgcttgtttctctgtcttGGGGAGGGTTACAGTGACTAAGGAGTTCTCTGACATGTGCTCTCTGTGCTTCTAATGCACTTGGCTTTCATCTAGTGCATACCGTGTTTTATGGGCTTTACTCTCCAAAACATGGTGGGGGAAGGtactttccctttccctggcagcctgcagctgtcCAGAGCTGTAAGACAGCAGTGTTGTTTTCAGCATAGGTTAGGCTCATGCTTGAGTGCATGCTCAAGTGCTGATTGAAGTAGGTTCAGAATCAAGTACTTCTGAAAGTGCTTCAGTAGAAGTTGTGGTGTTCGTGTATGTGGTACTAACTCCTGTTATTTCACTTGTTCTTATACACAAGGAGCAATTTTTGAAAGGTGGAAGTAGCTGTTTCTTACTCGATGGCAGCGTCTTCCTGCCAGATTCTGACTTTCCACCCCTGTGTGTCCGATCGGTGTTGatactaaagaaaaatattgcatgaatttgcatgtttttaggagaagaaaaaatctttatatTCTCTATGCCCATTGGCTTACATGAAGACAAAGCTACAGAAAATGTTATCCTTAAATCAGAATAGAGTTGCGCCTTGAAGGAGGACAGCCTGAAAGCTGTGGGTGACTAGACCTTGTGGTAGAAATGCTTATAGCAGTGTTAACAGTACTGTGAAGTATGGTGCTTAAAggctgcaaaattaaaatggacATACTAGAAGTTCCAGTGGAGGGGGCATCCTTTTGGTCTCGTGTAAATAAGCCCAGGATTTTAACCTTTGaacttctttgttcttttaGTCTTTGAACTTCGCATCTTTCTTGTTCACTTATTACAATGACAATAATTCAGTTGTGCTTTTAAACATAATCCCAAATGTAGCAGGATCTAGCTTGCAGATCCTACAAGATCTCACAGGTGTTGGATGGCATACATAATCCAGCAGCAGTGCATGAGGTATTTCCGTGGAGGGTACCAACCTCATTGTGTCagttggttttgctgctgtttaatgCAGGTGCTGTGTTGGTGTTGGAAGAAGTCTGTCGTCTACccttaattaaaaatggaaagagggaggagaaaaggcagctcTCGCTGGAAACCAAGCATTACCAAATGCACTCTGAAGCTGAGTGGCACTCTTGTTCCCCGTGGCCACTGCAAAGATGCCTTCAAAATAGGGAGATGTGAATAGCTTTTCTGGGACAGCCTcataataactttttttaaaaaaaaaaaaaataattcccaggTAGCATGCAAACCTGCGTTCTGTTGATgtaatggttttatttctcatttcagctATGAAGCCGTACGCTCCAGCTTTCATTCTCCTGTGGAGTGCTGTCGGGATAGCGAGGGCTGCCAAAATCGTTGTTGTGCCGCCAATTATGTTTGAAAGCCATCTTTATATTTTCAAGACACTGGCCTCAGCCTTGCATGACCAAGGTCACCAGACAGTGTTTCTCCTCTCTGAGGGCAGAGAGATTCCTCCATCTAATCACTATAGACTTCAGCGCTACCCAGGGATCTTTAACAGCAGCACCTCGGATGATTTTCTCCAGTCCAAGATGAGGAGTATCTTCTCGGGGAGGCTGACAGCCCTTGAACTGTTCGATATCCTGGACCACTATTCCAAGAACTGCGACATGATCGTTGGCAACCGAAACCTCATGCATGccctgaaacaggaaaaatttgaCCTGCTCCTGGTAGATCCCAATGAGATGTGTGGATTTGTTATAGCTCATCTTTTAGGGGTTAAATACGCCGTCTTTTCCACTGGCCTCTGGTATCCAGCAGAAGTGGGTGCTCCAGCTCCCCTGTCTTACGTTCCAGAATTTAACTCGCTGCTCACAGATCACATGAACCTATTTGAGAggattaaaaatactgttgtttaTCTTATTTCAAGATTTGGAGTCAGTTTTTTGGTTCTGCCAAAATATGAAAGGATAATGCAGAAACACAAGGTTCTACCAGAACGGTCCATGTATGACTTGGTTCATGGATCCAGCCTGTGGATGCTTTGTACTGATGTAGCACTGGAGTTTCCGAGACCTACGCTACCCAATGTTGTTTATGTGGGAGGAATCCTTACCAAACCGGCCAGCCCTCTGCCAGAAGTAAGGTTTGCTGAGCTTCACAGTAATTTCTGTGGTATCTGGTTGACCTCATATGATCAGCAGCAGTTTTTAAGCAGTGAATTCCAAATGGGATCTCGTGTCTTTTGGTGTTGCTTGGTGAAATATACCTTTGAAGTCACTGGGGGTAGCTTGAGGTGGTGGCTGGGGGGAGCTATCAGACACAAACTCATCAAAATGAGTGTTGCGGTTACaggaagtattttgcttttgagtATGGTGCTTAATGGTATGGttgaggaaaaaacagtgcACGCTATCTTGGGAAGTACATCTGTAGCTTCTGACCGAGCGTGggttaaaatggaaagaagggaGAATGATGAACATGAACTCTGCTTACACTTAAAGAAGCCCGCTGATTTATACTATCTAATTTCATGGTATTAGTGCTTTTATGGAGAGTTTGCTTCCCTTGGTTTGATAggtaaaaaaatctttaaaatgagGTGTATACA
The Falco rusticolus isolate bFalRus1 chromosome 1, bFalRus1.pri, whole genome shotgun sequence genome window above contains:
- the UGT8 gene encoding 2-hydroxyacylsphingosine 1-beta-galactosyltransferase, whose translation is MKPYAPAFILLWSAVGIARAAKIVVVPPIMFESHLYIFKTLASALHDQGHQTVFLLSEGREIPPSNHYRLQRYPGIFNSSTSDDFLQSKMRSIFSGRLTALELFDILDHYSKNCDMIVGNRNLMHALKQEKFDLLLVDPNEMCGFVIAHLLGVKYAVFSTGLWYPAEVGAPAPLSYVPEFNSLLTDHMNLFERIKNTVVYLISRFGVSFLVLPKYERIMQKHKVLPERSMYDLVHGSSLWMLCTDVALEFPRPTLPNVVYVGGILTKPASPLPEDLQTWVNGANENGFVLVSFGAGVKYLSEEIANKLAHALARLPQRVIWRFSGNKPRNLGNNTKLIEWLPQNDLLGHSNIKAFLSHGGLNSIFETMYHGVPVVGIPLFGDHYDTMTRVQAKGMGILLNWKTITENELYEALVKVINDPSYRQQAQRLSEIHKDQPGHPVNRTVYWINYILRHNGAQHLRAAVYSISFYQYFLLDIAFVVLVGAACLYSVLARITKFICKQSKHIWSSNEHSAVNGHYQNGIPNGKYRRNGHIKHEKKVK